Within the Plesiomonas shigelloides genome, the region GATTATTGGGAAAATGCACCGCTCCGGGCATCGGTTCATCGGGCGCTGCCCGCTTGAGCGTCAGACGGTGATAGATTTGCTCTTTGGCCGTATCAGAGCCCACTTCGGTAAGATAAACCCCGTGCTTATTACGTTTGCGCGGCATGTCGGCCACCGGCTTGCCATAGACTGATGCCCCTTTCACGGGGATCACACGAAATAAGCCATGCAGGCGCGAACGCGCGTAGACAATTTGCGGATCAATGCCCCCGATGTCCCAGCAAATACGGGATATCGACATCTCAACCCCGTTGGCTCGGCGATACACGGCATTAATGGCGGTATCCACACGTACCAGCGTCTCTTCCTCATCATGTCGCCCCATGATGATCACCCGATCAATTAACCAAGACTCCTCGCCAGGTCCCCATCCCCACACGCGCATCTCGTAACGGTCCAGCTGAGAGTCGATACCGGCGGTGAGATACGCCACCTCATCCGGAACCTGCGCCGAAAAGTGCTCTTTGCCCTCTTCAATCACTTCCGCTTCAGGGCGTTCACCGACGGCCGGCTCCCATGTTTCGCCCAGCGTCGTATTGACGAAGGTCTTTTGCTGACCGATATCGCCTTTGGTTTTCAGCCAGTCTTTGACTATCTGCACCCACGTCGTAAAGGGGCTATAGGCCGTCCAAATATGGAAGGTCACACTCTCCGGCGGCGTAATAGCCTGCCCGCTGGAGGAGAACCACCGCAGACCATCTTGCGTCCATGTCCCCGTGCGTTCGCACACATAGCGCGCCTGTGAAAAATCCAGCTCGTGTTGCTTAATCACACAGCCTGAATGCTCACAAAGATAGAACACCGTCTCCGGCTGCCCCTTGTCCCACTTCAATCCAAAGGGTGTGTCCCGATCGCCAAACTTCAGATACTGCGGCTGTCCACAGTGTGGGCAAGCGACATGAAAGCGCATCATCAGCTCAGCATTTTTAGCCGCGCGCTCTATCTGGCACGTGCCGCGTAATTTTGGCGTGGAGCCACGAATCGACTTGGGCCACACCGAGCCCTCAATCCGCTTATCCCCCAGAAAGGTCGGTGAACCTTCCTTCTCGATATCCGCATCGAACGCCGCCAACTCATCGTAACCAGCCACATCCACCGATTTTTCACGGTAGTTTTTGGCCGCCTTGCCACCGAGGCACCAAAAGCCACAGCCATTGGCAAAGCGTTTCATGGTCAGCGTATTGTTACGGTGTTTGCGGCCAAACCACGGTGCCAATGCCCGTAAGACCGGCACATCACGGATAGTCGGTTCGACGTGGGTTTTCATGAAGTTTTCGGCATCACTGTCGGTCGGCAACCAGATCAGTGTGTTGCGCTGCTTGTGCTCGATGAAGTAGGCATACACCGCCAGCAGCATCTTGGAATAACCGACCCGCGCGGATTTGACCACATTGACTTCGCGGATCCGGTCGTTGCCCATGGCATTCATGATGGCAACTTGAAACGGTAAGGTTTCCCAGTTCCCCGCGCCATACGAGGATTCTTTAGGCAAGTAATAGTGTGTATCCGCCCACTCGACAGCCGTCATGGGAATTGGGCGCTGTAACGGCTTCAGGCCAATGGCCACCGCGGCCTGCATATTACTCA harbors:
- a CDS encoding phage terminase large subunit family protein, producing MSISRYQLSNMQAAVAIGLKPLQRPIPMTAVEWADTHYYLPKESSYGAGNWETLPFQVAIMNAMGNDRIREVNVVKSARVGYSKMLLAVYAYFIEHKQRNTLIWLPTDSDAENFMKTHVEPTIRDVPVLRALAPWFGRKHRNNTLTMKRFANGCGFWCLGGKAAKNYREKSVDVAGYDELAAFDADIEKEGSPTFLGDKRIEGSVWPKSIRGSTPKLRGTCQIERAAKNAELMMRFHVACPHCGQPQYLKFGDRDTPFGLKWDKGQPETVFYLCEHSGCVIKQHELDFSQARYVCERTGTWTQDGLRWFSSSGQAITPPESVTFHIWTAYSPFTTWVQIVKDWLKTKGDIGQQKTFVNTTLGETWEPAVGERPEAEVIEEGKEHFSAQVPDEVAYLTAGIDSQLDRYEMRVWGWGPGEESWLIDRVIIMGRHDEEETLVRVDTAINAVYRRANGVEMSISRICWDIGGIDPQIVYARSRLHGLFRVIPVKGASVYGKPVADMPRKRNKHGVYLTEVGSDTAKEQIYHRLTLKRAAPDEPMPGAVHFPNNPDVFDLTEAQQLTAEEVTEKWENGKRRYLWDNKGRRNEALDCFVYALAALRISVSRWQVNLEALQASFQQENREQSRRQSEATLAQMAKILGG